The Loxodonta africana isolate mLoxAfr1 chromosome 18, mLoxAfr1.hap2, whole genome shotgun sequence genome includes the window AGCTTTGAGGAGGTGAGGGGATAAAGGACAGTCAGTGGATTTTTATGCCAGGTGTCGGGGGGAGTGGGCGTTAGCCTTTGCCCTTGCCTTCAGAGCATGCAGTCTAATTAAGCAGGAGTGCACGGAATCCATAGCAAACCACATAAAGTGTTAAAGGCGGATGGGGCGGAAGAGGAAGGGGCGAGTGAAGGTTATAGGGAAGGAGGGCGGACCAAGGCTTGGAGGAATGAGTAGATTTTGGCCTGGTTCCTGGAAGGAAGAGCACAGCTTAGGTAAaggcttggagagggaacaaCCCTGGTATGTCCAGCTCACAGACTCTGAGGAGATAGGCCTGTGATCCAACCCATCACAGCGTAGCGTGACCCTATAAATAGGACCTGCATCTCTTGATTGCTCGCCTCACTGATACCTGGCTAGGAGTTGTACAGTCACGTAACAATTGTCTCCCATACAGGTCATCAACCTGGTTGACCAGACTTCAGAAACCGCGCCCACCACAGTGACTcaggatgtggaagagaagttTACCCATGCCCCCGCCAAGCCTGAGGCACCCGTGGATTCCATGCTCAAGGACATGGCCACCATCATCCTGAGTACCTTCCTGCTGATCGGCTGGGTGGCCTTCATCATCACCTACCCCTTGGTAAGGCTCAGCccttcccactgctctcccacGAGCTTCTGAACGTCTGTGCCTGCTGTCACTGAGGCCCAGACGAACACAGCAAGCAAGCAGATAATTTTCTtctcacatttaaaaataaatatttgcctGTCTCTAAAAACATTGTAATTAAAGAGACACTAGCTTCTTAGAAAAGGACAATTTTTGACCAAGGCTTAGGGTTTTTCAAGTAAGTGTCTGTAAAAGCCAATGTATAAGCTTTGCTTGCAGATCATATTGAATAGTtaattgcattttcttttttaagaatagAGATAATAGGTGAAAGTCTAACTTTCCTCCCTTAGAAACTGCCTGTTGGAAATATCAGCTGGAGTAAAAACGGCAACACAGCAATTACTTTGACTTTCTAGTTGGAAATAAGTGAGCTAAACTTACGTAGTTGAGTGGGTTGGAGAAAATATTCTAGAGGAATATTCCTTCAGCAAGTTGCTCCAAGTGCCGAAACATTAGCGCCTTAGAACACATGCATGCAGGAAGTACATGTCCTGTTGGGAATGGCACACCCCTTACGTTTACATTGTCAAGACGTGTTCACTGCGTTGTTTGACCCTCACAGCAGGCCTATGGGGTCATTATTTTTTGTCCTCTTTCCACACATGAAGAAACGAAGCTCAGGGAAATAAACAACTTTCTCAGATTACTCAACTAGTAGATGGCATTTCCAGGACTTCAACCCAGGTTTGAGAGAGAGCGCTAGAAATATAGCTCCAGAGTGAGTTGTTGGCTACACGCCAATCCCTTTAGTCACCTTTCCACATATGAGTGGTAATAATCACAGATAGCTGTGGCTTCAAATAATGATGgaataaatttttcaaaataaatgagAGCAGCACGGGGGCACGGGGAGGCAGCGTGATGACGGGGAGAGGACGGGACCTTGACAAAGCCCCCTACGTCAGCCCCGATCTGTCACATCCTGGCCATGTGGCTGTGGACAGGTGGCTGGGAGGTCTGAGCCCAGCCTGCTCATCTGCCTCCCTGGGTGCTGAGGACTTGAGCTAACCTCTATGAGTGCGTAGCCCAGAGTGGATAGCAAGCCTGGCCTTCCCTGAATCCACTGTGCTCTCAACCTGTCACCCTCTGGTAACTGTTGGACCTCTGTTTGGTTTCCCTTTTGGAACAACTCCCAAACTTTTCACCAAACTTgcagaattttagaattgaatGCCCACCATCTGGCCCAGCATTCCTCCTGGGCAGGATTCCTCTTCTGGTGCTCCTGCCTGTGACCATTCAGCCCCTGGCAGGCCCCTCCGGTGCTGGGGAGTGGGCTGTACTGGAAGGGACTACTGCAGAAGGCACCTCCGTTCACTGAGCCAATTCTACCTCCATGTGCCTTCTCGCTGGTCTCGTTCTGCCCTTTGGGGTCTTCTTTCCTCAGGGTGTGGGGGGCTGTGTTCTGAATGGGCATCTCTCTTCCCAGAGCATGCATCAGCAGCAGCAGCTCCAGCACCAGCAGTTCCAGAAGGAACTGGAGAAAATCCAGCTCCTGCAACAGCAGCAGCTGCCCTTCCATTCACCTGTGGACCCGGCACAGGACACAGAGCTCCTGGACATATCTGGCCCGTACTCGGAGAGCTCAGGCACCAGCAGCCCCAGCATGTCCCCCAGAGCGTCCAACCACTCTCTGCACATGAGCGGCTCTGCCTCCAAGGCTGGCATCAGCCCCTCCCTGGACCAGGATGACGAGGGTAAAGCAAGTGGCATTTGCTGCTGTTTATCTTTTCCCGGAACCCCATCTGAGTACCACAAAGCACGGTACCTTCTTCCATTCCCAGGGCTTCCCTGTGTTCTCTCTGAACTCCCTCCACCCTGCAGGCCTCTCTGCTGCCTGTCCCCTCCCATGGCATCTCCCCTCAAAGGGCCTTCTCGGCCCCAGGCTCTCCCTCCGTCTTACTCCACAAGGGCAGGAATTGCCGCTGGCTGCAATGGCTTGAGAATGTTCCTGAAGCCAGCCAGCAGCCAAGCATAGAAGTGCAGCTGTTGATGGGCCTTGCTCTTTGGGAGGCTGGCTCAGGCCGGCTGTCAGGGCCGAACCCAGTATTCTGAGGGTGTTAGTGCATAGCTAGTGCACAAAGTCTCGGGCCTCAAGTCTCAGGCTGGAGACGCTGCTGCTGGTCTCTTCGTCTTTCACGTCTGTGTCCTCTACCTGAGTGTTTCAAGGTgcaaatatttcatttctttgggatggatagtttttttttgttgttgttaacaacTATTAATTAGTTCTAACTATATATAAGCGTATGTGGGCATAGctagataccaaaaaccaaaccaaacccgttgccatcaagttggttccgactcataacaaccctataggacagagtagaactgccccgtagggtttccaaggctgtaatctttacggaagcaaactgccacatctgtctcctgtggagcaactggtgggtttgaaccactgaccttttggttagcagtcaagcacttaaccactgtaccgccagggctgctttgatagatataaatatataaaaccatAGAGAATACAGAGAATCACAGACATGCTCGCTGTGCCTGGAAAGATTGTAAGACACACCTCTCACAATAACATGAAGGCAGGAGAGAAGAAATGcagggggtggggaaggaggtgGCCCTGTGTATAAATGGGGACTGGAACCAGGGGCTCATGCTTACTGGGGACTGGGGGTGTGGCATGGAGCTTCTTAAATCCCTTCTCTTAATCTAAGGTCAGGAAATTAGTAGGCATTTTAACCTCAGTGTTTTTTGGGTTATGTATGTTTAAAAtaaccttttctttttcattttctgtcccagatgaggaaaccagcATGGTGTTGGTTGGAAAAATTTCATTTTGTCCCAAGGATGTCCTGGGCCACGGAGCTGAGGGCACAATTGTGTACCGGTGAGTGGATGAGAAAGGCCTGGGCCTTCACCACCTCATGCCTGTCGGGCTCTGGGAACAGAGCAGTGACCAGGACAGAGTTGGTCCTGGCTCCACAGAGCTCACAGCCTCCCTGAGCCTTGGGGGCACCTGGTGTTTGGTTGTGGACCTCTGGGCTCAAAGCTGATGGGATGGCCACAGGATAGCAGAAGGAGGAGACCCACAAGCTCCACCTCATCCTCTTGGCCCAACCTGCGCTCACCAAACTCAATTCCCACCCCTTGTCCTGCAGAGGTATGTTTGACAACCGTGATGTGGCCGTCAAGAGGATCCTCCCGGAGTGTTTCAGCTTTGCAGACCGTGAGGTCCAGCTGCTGCGAGAGTCAGACGAGCACCCCAACGTGATCCGCTACTTTTGCACCGAGAGAGACCGGCAGTTCCAGTACATTGCCATCGAGCTGTGcgcagccactctgcaggaggtgCGCCTGCCGGCCCTTGGGTGCCCAGGGTCCCCATAGCTTTGCTGTTGCCACTGAAGCCTCCTTCTCCCAGCAACTGGGCGGTGGTTTTAGAGACCGccagtttatctatttttattttgtttaattaaTTTTATGGAGGCATATCATACGTGTGATAAAATGCATTCATTTTAAACATACAGTTTGATGCATTTTGATAAATCTCTATATCCATTTAACCGTAAACACAGTCAGAAAGCAGAACGTTTTTACCACCCCCAGAAGTTCCCTCCAGAAGTGCTGCTAGTCTTAATGTAGTGGCCTCCTCAGCATGCCTGGGGCAGTCTCTGCTTGCAGTTGGTCCTCCTTGCCTCCAGGAAGCTTGGCCAGGTGTGTTCCTCCCATCGCTGGGCTTGGCTGGTGTAGGGTTGGAGAATACTCCCAACTCCTTCCACTTGGTTTCCAGGCTCACCATAAAGCGATCTAAATGTCATTACTTACATGAGGCAGTGAGCTTGACTTTCTTGCCATCTCGTTATCTTTCTCATTACACATCAGTAAATTGGAGCTTTGTTGTTTAAGTCAGCTCCGAGAAGCTTGGCTGGAAAGTACAGTTTTGGATTATGTTCAGTAAAACTTCCCAGTGGTTTCCCATTTGTCTCTTAAAATGCGGTAAGAGAAAATGAGCTGAGGGGCCAGGTCCCAAGGGCAGCATGCCGTGACCTTGTCATCTTGTCTCTTGCAGTATGTGGAGCAGAAAGACTTTGCCCACCTCGGCCTGGAGCCTATCACCTTGCTGCAGCAGACTACTTCAGGCCTGGCTCACCTCCACTCCCTCAACATTGGTAAGTGGTATCCCTCTACCAGGTCACAGGCCCAGGTCGGGGTGACCAGCTTGCTGAGGTGTGACTTGCTTCTGTGTCGACTCTTTGCCACATCACTGATGTGCGGGAGGGGTGTTTAGGTGGTCTTCCGACAAGCTGCAGAAGAATCTGAGGAGGAATTGTACATAGTTGCAAACCAGAAGCTCTGGAGGTGGCAGAAGATGTCCTGAAAGCCTGACGGTGATGCACTCCCCACTGCAGAGGAGGCTTGCTGTTGTTCATGGTAAACTGTGGACTCATTTGGAGTTTTCTGTTAGTTCACAGAGACCTGAAACCCCACAACATCCTCCTTTCCATGCCCAACGCACATGGCAGGATCAAGGCCATGATCTCTGACTTTGGCCTCTGCAAGAAGCTGGCAGTGGGCAGGCACAGCTTCAGCCGCCGGTCTGGGGTGCCCGGCACAGAAGGCTGGATCGCTCCTGAGATGCTGAGTGAAGACTGCAAGGAGAACCCAGTGAGTAATGGGCACGGTGCTCTGAAAACTGCAGAAGCCCACCACTGGATCTTCGGGGGTGAGAGCCTTCAAGTTCAACGCTTGGGGCTTGGGCACATGTGGCTGGAGAGTGAACTTCTGCATGCTGCTGGTGTTTTCCACGTTCAGATGAATGAAAGGGCCCAACATGGGCAATTGCCTATTTTTTCCCTCCTCTTCCAATCACTTGCCTCCCCCTCCCATTTTGGGAAACTAGGAAATCAGGCCTTACAGAAGGTGAACAAACTCTagttttccctcttttttgatttgattttgttttccaagctttttattttaagaagttTTAGACATACAGAAAATTGAAAGGCTGCTACAGTGAATACATGTGTACTTCTACCTGGATTCAACATCTGTTAATatttttgccacatttgctttatcTTTCTATCTACTGCTGAACCATTAGAATGTCAGTGCCAGGAATCCTGGCCCTtcacccctaaatacttcagtCTGTGTCTCCTAAGAACAAGAACTTTCTGCTTTCTAAGGACCCTACCATTATCAGACCTAAACAATTCATGCTGTTTCCATAATACCATCTAATATCCAATCCATATACAAATTTCTCCGTTTGTCCCccagatgtctttttttttaaaataatttttattgtgctttaaatgaaagtttacaaatcaagtcagtctctcacatataaacttatatacaccttacaacatactctcacttactctctccgcaatgagtcagcccactccctccttccagtctctgctttcgtgaccgttttgccagtttctaaccccctctagcctcccgtctcccctccagacaggagatgccaacatagtctcaagtgtccacctgatgcatcactcttcatcagcatctccctccaaccattgtccggtccaatccatgtctgatgagttgtcttcgggaatggttcctgtcctgggccagcagaaggtttggggatcgtgactgccgggattcttctagtcttagtcagaccattaagtctggtttttttatgagaatttggggtctggatcccactgttctcctgctccctcaggggttctctgttgtgctccctgtcagggcagtcatcagttgtggccagtcaccatctagttcttctggtctcaggatgatgaatTCTCTAgtttatgttgccctttctgtctcttgggctcataattaccttgtgaccttggtgttcttcattctcctttgatccaggtgggttgagactcattgatgcatcttagatggccgtttgttagtgtttaagaccccagatgctacacttcaaagtgggatgcagaatgttttcttaatagaatttattttgccaattcacttagatgtcccctgaagccatagtccccaaacccccgcccttgctccgctgaccttcgaagcattcagtttttccaggaaacttctttgcttttggtctagtccagttgtgctgacctcccctgtattgagtgttgtccttcccttcacctaaagtagttcttatctactatctaatcagtaaataaccctctcccaccctccctccctccccctctcgtaaccacaaaagaatgtgttctcagtttaaattacttctcaagatcttataatagtggtcttatacaatacttgtccttttgcaccaGATGTCTTTTGTACAGCAAGTTTTTGTATACCAGGGCCCAGTCAAGTGTCTTACATCACATTTGATTATGTCTATCTCTTTTAATCCAGAACAGTCTTCCCACCTTTTTCGTCCTACAATATGGACTTTTTGAAGACTCTAGGCAATTATTTTATACCCTGCCCTGCATTATGGATTTGTCTGATTGTTTCCTTATGATGGCGTTCAGCTTGTCTCTCTATTCCTTGTATTTTCTGTAAACTGGAAGTTAGGTCTAGAGGTTTAATTAGATGCAAGTTAAGCGGCACCAGCAAGAATGGGTCACAGGACAGAACATCAGGAGGCATGTGGTGGCAGATTGTGCCATTTCTGTGGTACCTCTGCTGGTGATACTATCTTGGATCACCTGGTTCAGGTGCTGATCACCAGATCTCTCCACTGTAAAGGTGGATTTTCCCCTTGGTTGTTCGTAAGTGAGCAGTGGGGGACACTTTGGGACAGTGTGAATATCCTGTTTACCAACAGCCCTTCACCCAGTGGCTCAGCATCCATCAATGGGCCTTGCCTGAATTACTTAATTCAGTGGACATTTCTTCTGTGTTCAACAGTTGACATTTTTCTGTAAAGAAGAGCTTTATTTTTACCctcctatttttttctcttccttttttttttttaaccactgttGACTTATGGATTTTTAAAATAGTGTTATAATCAGTTATAGTCGTTATACATTTTACTTGTCCTTATTCTTTTTGCTTCTCAATTTGTTCCAAATTTGGCCAGTAGGCATTCCTTCAAGCTGGCTCGAGCATCCTTTTGATAAGACCCCATTCGTGTTTGAGCATCTTGCTTTCTAGCACAAGATGTCACAGGCTCACCTTGTACTTTCCCTGATCCAGACCTGGATAGAATCGGCCATCCTAAAACCTATTCGGTACAGTAGAAGCCCTCGTAGCCCATTCGTTGGGGACCAAGCAGTTGGTCAATTAATCAAAAAAGTCAGTTGTGGTGAAGAATCAcaataaaatacacattttaaatattttattttaacttaaaGCAAGTAATGTAATTCTTTAAGTAATAGACATATTTTGATATAGGGTCAAAGTCTTTTCTTCAAATTGGGGTCCACTGATTGGTTACGGGGATTGGAGTTGTACATTTTCCCTGTCATGTAAAGCACACTAGCTTTGCCACTTCTATAACTTCTAGGTTGCCATTTCAAACATTTACTAATCAATTTGAGAGCAGAAGCCTAGATTTTAACTATTTCCATCCCAGTCCCTGACAGTTGAATCTCCCACCCCTAATTCCACAGCAGCTTTTCTAGTCACTGCCTTTTATTGAGACTTTCCAAAGGTTCAACTTACCTCAAACTTCATGGCGCTCAGATTTTTCCACCTTGtggaatatttaaattatgttaTTACAATAACAAGAGCAAATGGCATTAATAAATTTGGGAAAGAACATAACTGAGCATAGAGATGAACTGAACAGAGAAGCCCAGGCAGGCAGGAAAAGCTCCCCTTAGCGGGACCTCCGGCAGCACAGGCTGCGGAAAGCAAGGGGGCCTAGAATGATACAGTGAGTAGGTACTGCAACAGTCAGGTCTGAGCTTCAATTGTGGTGAACGTATTCCTCCTGTCTTGAGCCTGTCACCTCCCTGAGGAAAATTCTGATGAGGTAGATGACCTGAGTCTCGTCCTGGTTTGTCACTCTCTAGCAGTGACCCTGGGCTTGTTATTGAACTTTTCCACCCCTGACACACCATCATCATCCTCAATGTACATGTAAGGAGCCTTCCAGTGACCACCTACTCTCCTGTGGCTCTCCACACGTTCGCTGATTCTCCCACGACCCCTTCGAGGTGGGAGAACTAGCACAGCACTTGTCCCTCCCTGGTTGCTGAAGGAGAAGGAGAATCCTCTGGAAGGCCTCTCACGCCGCGTTTCTTTGCAGACCTACACAGTGGACATCTTCTCTGCGGGCTGCGTCTTTTACTACGTGATATCTGAAGGCAGCCACCCTTTTGGCAAGTCCCTGCAGCGGCAAGCCAACATCCTTCTGGGCGCCTACAGCCTCGACTGCTTACACCAAGAGAAGCACGGTGAGCAGGCAGAGGTGGGGGCATCAGGGTAACTCCTTGGCTGCCCGAGTGGCCCCTGCAGGGAATTGGGATGGTGGCTGCGTCTGCGCTCCCAGGGGCCATTCTTTTCCGGTGCTCACCCTGTCGCTTCAGGAAGCTGACATTGCATTCTCAAAactggcagaggactgggcagggCTATCGGGCTATCATTGGAGCACCGCCTCCTAGCACCACGTCTCAAAGCTGGTGGAGAAATGGGCAGGGCTACCGCTGGAGCACCACCTCCTAGCACCAAGTCTCAAAGCTGGCATGGTGCTGGGCAGGGCTACCATTGGAGCACCACCTCCTAGCGCCAAGTCTCAAAGCTGGCATGGTGCTGGGCAGGGCTACCATTGGAGCACCACCTCCTAGCGTCAAGTCTCAAAGCTGGCATGGTGCTGGGCAGGGCTACCATTGGAGCACTGCCTCCTAGCACCAAGTCTCAAAGCTGGTGGAGAACTGGGCAGGACTATCACTAGAGCACCACTTCCTAGCACCAAGTCTCAAAGCTAGCATGGTGCTGAGCAGGGCTACCATTGGAGCACTGCCTCCTAGCGCCAAGTCTCAAAGCTGGAGTGGTGCTGGGCAGGGCTATCATTGGAGCACCACCTCCTAGCGCCAAGTCTCAAAGCTGGTGGAGGGCTAGGCAGGGCTGTCATTGGAGCAACACCTCCTAGCGTCAAGTCTCAAACCTGGCGTGGTGCTGGGCAGGGCTATCATTGGAGCACCACCTCCTAGTGCCAAGTCTCAAGGCCAGTGGAGGGCTGGGCAGGGCTGTCATTGGAGTGCTGCCTCCTAATGCTGCAGGAGCTCCCAGGTCCCTTCAGGTTACCCAGTTATCTGTGTGACCTCACAAGGGCCTCCTTGGGAGCTTCTGTTTCCCAGCTTTGACCTGTGAAGGTCAAATACTCTGAGGCCTCTTCCTGTACCGACATTTGGGAAGGTCTTGTACATGTTCCATAAACTACCTCTTGTCTGAGGGACACTGGTAGGCAggtacaggctgtgctgggctGGGGAACAGAGAAAGAGCTTTGGCCTCTCTTTCTAAACAGGAACAATAACCCTATCTGCCCAGCTTTGGGTTTCCTGGGTTATAATCGGTCCTTGCAGCCCGATGCCaccttttgaaaaaattaaaactaactTGTCCCTTTGCTTATCAGTTTATTCTCTTGATTCCTTTTAGAGAAACAGATTAACATAAAGGCCCATAATTCCGTTATGCAGTGATGACTATTAATACTGTTGTTTATATTATTCTGAGCATTTACTGGGACATAAGTATATTTGTATAAAAAGTGGACTTAAATAGTACGTAAACAACCACCgcaacatgcattttttttttttacttcagtttgACACTCTCAGTGTCAGTACACATTCAGTCATGTTAGTGGCTCGTAGCACCAGGAAGTGGAGCACAGCAGTGTATTTACCCAAGCCTCCAATATTTTTAACATTCCCGTCCTTCTTTTCACAAATAGTACGGTGCGGACTGTCCTTTTTACCTGAAATTTTGTGTGCGTTGGTATTTATGTTATTCGGATGAATGCCTGTCAATAGAATTGCTGAGCTGAAAGCCATACAGGCAGATATTTGAGGGTTTTGGTATTTCGTTTTAGCATTAGGCTGGTAATAATGAGTTGCCTGTTTATTTTCCTCCTTTATAGAAGACGTCATTGCACGTGAATTAATAGAGAAAATGATCGCGATGGACCCTCAGAAACGCCCCTCGGCGAAGCACGTGCTCAAACACCCCTTCTTCTGGGGCCTAGAAAAGCAGCTACAGTTCTTCCAGGTAGAGATGACTGTTTTCTTTATAAGTAACCTTTGTGTAATTGCTTTAGATTTTGCAAATAGAGGAAAGGACAAAGAAACAAATGACCCGTCATCTAACCCCCTAGCTGAGAAATAACCATAGTTGACGTTTCAGTATATTTTCTTCACATGTATAAAAATGTACCTGGGATCAAACTGGATATACAgttctgaatctttttttttatgtacatactTTAAGTATTTTTCCATGTGAAAAGTTCTAAAATTCTAATCCAGAGCCTTCGTGTTGCCACAATCAGAAGCAGAGTATCATATGAATGCGCCATGATTTTTTAAACTTGATATTACGGGAATTCAAATATATACAGAAGTAgaatttgccatcaagtcgataccatctcctagtgacccaatgtgacaaagtagaactgccccatagagttttcttggctgtaatctttatggaagcagatcgccaggtctttctcccacagagctgctgggcaggttcaaactcccaatctttcagttagcaacttagcacttaaccattatgccaccaagacGCCTTATAAAAGTACAGAGAATTCTGTAATGAACTCCCATGTAGCCATCACCCAGTTTCAACTGTTACTAACCCATCTCCATCTTCTCCCACCCTGGGATATTTTGGGGCAAATCCCCAAACATCATGTAATTTCATCCAACGTTCATGatttaaacattttcttatactggatttttttttttttttaattatcttttaccCAATTTTTGCCTAGATCTATTTGTGCTTAAGATCAATTCCAAGAAGTTAAATGATAGGATCAACGGTATGGACTTTTTGAGGGCTTGAATGTTTTAAGGTTTTGTAGCATTTCCAGGTGGCTTTGTGGAAAGATAATGTATTTCTCGAGCTGAGGTCAGCATGACTCATCCAAAACGCCTCCTACCCAGCCTTTCTGCTCAGAAAAGCAGGCCTGTGGGCCAGTGTTTTTCCCCTGGGACTGGGCCCCAGAAGGCCTTGGTGAGCACCATGGTTTACACATGATTGTCACACTGTCCTGGAGTCTGACTGGGGGCTTGGCCATAGGAAACCCCCAGAACGTGAGCCCCTTGAAGGCAGGAACGTTTGACTGTGTAGTTCACTGCTGCGTCTCTGACAGCGAGGACACTGCCTGGTACATGGCAGATGCTTAGTAACTGTGTGGATGGATTGGGCAGAG containing:
- the ERN1 gene encoding serine/threonine-protein kinase/endoribonuclease IRE1 isoform X2 produces the protein MPARLLRLLLALLLPAPEISGSTSTVTLPETLLFVSTLDGSLHAVSKRTGSIKWTLKEDPVLQVPTHVEEPAFLPDPNDGSLYTLGGKNNEGLTKLPFTIPELVQASPCRSSDGILYMGKKQDIWYVIDLLTGEKQQTLSSAFAESLCPSTSLLYLGRTEYTITMYDTKNRELRWNATYFDYAASLPEDDMDYKMSHFVSNGDGLVVTVDSESGDVLWIQNYASPVVAFYVWQREGLRKVMHINVAVETLRYLTFMSGEVGRITKWKYPFPKETEAKSKLTPTLYVGKYSTSLYASPSMVHEGVAVVPRGSTLPLLEGPQTDGVTIGDKGECVITPSTDLKFDPGLKGKNKLNYLRNYWLLIGHHETPLSASTKMLERFPNNLPKHRENVIPADSEKKSFEEVINLVDQTSETAPTTVTQDVEEKFTHAPAKPEAPVDSMLKDMATIILSTFLLIGWVAFIITYPLSMHQQQQLQHQQFQKELEKIQLLQQQQLPFHSPVDPAQDTELLDISGPYSESSGTSSPSMSPRASNHSLHMSGSASKAGISPSLDQDDEDEETSMVLVGKISFCPKDVLGHGAEGTIVYRGMFDNRDVAVKRILPECFSFADREVQLLRESDEHPNVIRYFCTERDRQFQYIAIELCAATLQEYVEQKDFAHLGLEPITLLQQTTSGLAHLHSLNIVHRDLKPHNILLSMPNAHGRIKAMISDFGLCKKLAVGRHSFSRRSGVPGTEGWIAPEMLSEDCKENPTYTVDIFSAGCVFYYVISEGSHPFGKSLQRQANILLGAYSLDCLHQEKHEDVIARELIEKMIAMDPQKRPSAKHVLKHPFFWGLEKQLQFFQLWASLEPQPPCATLVCLTGRE